The Panacibacter microcysteis DNA window TGAAAATACGGTGTACATATACGCCCGCAACATGAATTTCATCGGGCTCCAGCATGCCCGGCTCTACTAGTTCCTCTACTTCAGCTATGGTGATGTTGCCGGCTTTGGCCATGGAAGTAGAAAAATTTCTTGTTGTTTTCCTGAAAACAAGGTTCCCCATCGTATCACCCTTCCAGGCTTTTACCAGTGCAAAATCTGCATGCAGCGCATGTTCCATTAAATACATCTTGCCGTCAAACTCCCGCGTTTCCTTACCCTGTGCTATTTCAGTTCCGTAGCCGGCAGGTGTAAAAAACGCAGGAATGCCCATGCCAGCCATTTGTATGCGTGTAGCCAGTGTACCCTGCGGAACAAGATCAACTTCCAGTTCTCCGCTTAGTAACTGTCTTTCAAACTCTGCATTTTCACCTACATAACTGCTGATCATTTTCCTGATCTGTCTTGTTTTCAGCAACAGGCCCAGCCCAAAATCATCCACGCCGGCATTGTTTGATATGCAGGTTAACCCGCTTATGCCTTTTGCAACCAGTGCACTGATGGCATTTTCCGGTATACCACAAAGGCCAAAACCGCCAAGCATGATCGTCTTACCGTCTTGTATGTCGTAAACAGCCTCTGTAGCGTTAGCAAATACTTTATTCATGGCAGGCAAATTTTCTGTACAAATGTATTGAAGCAGGCAGGATTAAAGCAGTTCATTTTTTTGGAAACCGGCTGCAGCAACATTTTTCAGCACCGGTTGTGTCACTCACTTGTACACTATATCGCTTTTCAGCAACGATACTGCATAGCGTGGCCACTTTAGAAACAGTTTTTACGGCGCAATCAAACTATTGCGCATGCATATTCTGGAACAGTTCCATCCTTTTCCTGTTGGCATAGCCCACAACAGAATCGAGGAGTATTTTTTGTTTATCAGGATGCTCTATATAATACTGGTAACTATCGTAAAATTGTTCTTTGGATATACCATACAATTGAAAGATCTGCTGGTAACTGTTGGTCGAAATATCGCGGATCTTTACAGTATCAATACCCGAAAGATTTTGAGCAAGCGAGCCTGCACGCAACATATCCCACATTATCGGTTTCATTTCATTGATGCCGAGTACATCATCCGGTATCTCGTTGGGTGATGAGCAAGCTGCAAAAATAACCGCCACTACTATAAAAATTTTACGCATTATTTTAATTCGTTTCTGTATTTGGTAGTATTGGCAACATCAATCTTGGTTAATAATTCCGCAGCCTTTGTTTTGGTAAGCTGGTCTGCCTTTTTAAAAATGCCGATCAGTTCATCGCTCCTGTTTTGCAGGAAGAACTGAACGATCATCGTGTTTGGATTTTGCTGAATAAAATCAGCCAGGCTGCCCAGTGTGGCCAGCATGCTGTTTCTTGCTGCCGCCTGGTCCTGGTAAAGCATATCTAAACCCGACCGGAAATACGCATACAAAATATCATGTATCTGGTTGTAGCGGGCCGTATTAAGATTATTGGAAAGCCAGTACCTGTTCCTGTTTCCGTCAAATGCTTTCCACCCGCTTATGTCTCTCGATTCTGGCGCATTCGTAACAATATTCAATGCTTTCTGAAAGTATTGCTCACCACCTTTGGCTTCAAAAGAATCGTAATCCAGGCCAAGAATAATGTAAACGTAATAGGCAAATACAGCGGTAAGATTACCGGCCAGCGGATCGTTACCCCCTACTCTTGCCTCATTAAATTCTACCGGCTGGTACTCCACGTATTTAAACGTAAAATCCCCGTCCTGGAAGTTTACAAGCGGGCTTTGATAACTGGCATTGTAAATTGGTCTGGCAGCCTGAACGGTAAGTGTTGCTTTATACACATTGTCATCCTGCACGCTGGAAATATTCAGCAGAAAATTGCATTGTATTTTTTCCTGCGTCTGAAAAACATCTTTTGTCCACTTCCGGTTGTTGATCATATTGGTCAACTGCGTTTGTAATGTTCTGAAGATGTTCTTATTGGTAGTGGTGCTTAATTGCTGTGCCAGTACTGTTACTTTGGCCTGTATCTCCTGTGCACGGGTACATGTTGCAGTAACCAGTAGTGTTATGATCAAAAGGGTTTTACGCATGTAGCTTTTGTATAATGATGTTTACAATATCGGCAGCAATGGCCTGTTTGCTGGCAAGGCTCAGGTTATACTCGTTGCCATCCCTGTCAAAAACAGTAACCTTATTGGTATCATGACCAAACCCGGCATCTTTGTCACGCAGCGAGTTCAATACGATCATATCTGCATTTTTTGCCTGTAACTTGCTTTGCGCGTAAGCACGTTCATTATTTGTTTCGAGCGCAAAACCTACCAATAACTGTCCGGGCTTTTTTTCTTCACCCAAAGATTTTAAAATATCTCTTGTTTTAGACAGTTGTATTGTTAAATCTTCGTTGGTCTTCTTAATTTTCTCTATGGCAACTTCAATTGGTTTATAGTCTGCTACCGCCGCGCTCATCACCGCAATATCAACACCCGGAAAAAGAGCGGTGCAGGCTTCATACATACTTTGTGCGCTGGTTACGCCTGTTACAGCTATACCGGCATAACTGGTGCGCTGGCTGGTAGGGCCTGTTACAAGCTCCACGTCAGCACCCTGCAGGTAAAAAGCTTCTGCCAAAGCAAAACCCATTTTACCAGAGGAGTGGTTTCCAATAAAACGAACCGGGTCTATTGCTTCATAGGTTGGGCCGGCAGTAACCAGTACTTTTTTCCCGGCAAGTGTTTTTTCCCTGAAAAAATTTTCTGTGAGGTATTGCACAATGGTTTCCGGCTCAGCCATCCTGCCTTCGCCAATAAGGCCGCTTGCCAGCTCTCCTTTTTCCACGTTGAGAATACTATTGCCATAAGACCGCAACAAATTAATATTCCGCTGCGTAGAGGCGTGGTGCCACATGTCTTCATCCATAGCCGGAGATACAACCACCGGGCAGGTGGCAGATAAATACACAGCCAGTAAAAGATTATCACACTGGCCGCTGGCCATTTTGGCCAGCGTATTACAACTGGCAGGGGCTATTACCATTACGTCTGCCCAGCGGCCGAGCATTACATGATTGGCCCAGGTGTCTTCATCAAAAAGATCAACCAGTACTTTGTTGTTTGACAATGTAGAAAGTACAAGCGGCGATACGAAGCTTTTGGCAGCATTTGTCATTACAACTTTTACTTCTGCGCCTCCTTTTACAAGTAGCCGTACCAGCAGAATGGCTTTGTAAGCTGCAATACTGCCTGTAATACCCAACAATATTTTTTTGCCTTTGAGCATATTTCGGTTTGGTAAGATTTTGTTTGTCATCTTTGGTTCTGTGGGCATCGCCTGTTGCCACGCTCGTTTCAACGTTCCGTTGTTATGGCGGCTGCAGCGTTCCGGAAAAACACCCCGCGCCAGGTACAAACCTTTCATAATGCACGATTGCCGCTTCCTGTTGAATAATGTTCCTGCAGTACAAGAGTGCGACGCAAGGGACGATGCCATTGTTTACCGCTGCCGGGTCCATAAACCCAAAACCCAGCATAAGCCGCGGCTAAAATAACAAAAACGACAGCATGCGCTGTCGTTTTGTAATAATATTGGAATATTAATGATCAGTTATCTGAAAAGATCATCATCATTTTTACGGTAGTATACCTTGTTCTCGAGGAATTCCTGTGTTGCAAGAATTGACGGGTTAGGCATTTTTTCGTAAGCCCTTGAGATTTCGATCTGCTCTTTATTCTCATGAATTTCTTCAAGGCTATCTGTATGGCTGGCAAATTCCTCCAGTTTGTTATGCAATTCTTCTTTTAAAGAAATGTTGATCTGGTTTGCCCTCTTGGCAATAATGGAAATTGATTCGTAAAGGTTGCCTGTTGGCGCCTTTATATCGAGCAGGTTTTTTGCCTCTACAACATTGGTTGTATTGGCGCTCATATGCTTCCTTAATTTATTCATTTGATTGTATTTTTTGTTAAGCCTTTAATTTTTCCTTCAGACATCGCTTTGTACGCTTCTGCTTCAGGTGCCAGTTTACTGCCGGCAAAGCGTTCTTTAAAGTCGTTGCACTCGGATATTACTTTTTCAAAACGTTCTTGCTGTTTGTCAACAACACTGAGTTCAGCATATTTATAATATGCTTTTATCGTCAGCAGCTTGTATTCATCGCCTTTTTCAGAATCGGGGTAATCATCCATAAGTGTGCTGAAAGCGATTGCGGCTGCCCTGTAATTGTAACCACCCATATCGTAATACAACTGAGCCGCTTTAAATTCTTTCATTTCCAGTTTTGCCCTGCAGGTATCCATAATTAAATTGGCCTGCTTTACTCGTTCTGACTGCGGGTGCGTATTTATAAACGCCTGCATAAGCGAAATAGTCTTTGAAGTGGCTGTCTGATCAAGATCGACTTTGGGCGATTGCTTGTAGTAGCAGTAACAGCGCATATACTCGCATTCTTCCAGCCTTACACTATTTGGAAAATTTTCTGTATAGGTTTTGAAAAGGCTCTCCGCATTCATGTAGTCTTTCTGGTAATAAGCGCAATACGTGTACTTATAAAACATATCCTCGTACTTATCGCTACCCCGGAAATAAGGCATTACATCTTCAAATACCTGTTGGGCATTCATGTATTTTTTCTGAACATAATACTGTTCAGCCATTTTCAACTTATACTCATTGTCCTTGCTTTTCAAAACTTTACCAAGTTTTGACGCACAGGAAGTAAACAATACAAGGGCTGTGATAACGCTCAGGAAAAATCTCATAAAGTGCGCAAAATTATGTTATTCCGGCAAATTATCGTTTAGAAAATTCCCGTGGCCTTATCGGTCAGTTAATAAATACATAAAACACCGCTGCCCCACTGTAGAAAAAAAATAAGGCAGCAAAATTGATTAATGCTCAGTGTAAATAAAAAGAAGATTTAATACGACTGATTAATCGTCTATTTTTGCAAACCCAAAAAAGAAGAAAATGAAAAAAATCTATCTCCTGTTATTGATGTTTACAGGATTGAGTGTTCTTGCCAATGCCCAGAATGATCCAAACGCTAAGAAAGTGCTAGATGAAGTAAGCGCCAAAATAAAAACGTTCAAAGGCATTACTGCCAATTTCTCTTACACTACAAAAGACAGGAACAAAACTGTAAAAGGTTCTGCCAAAGGGGTCATTAATATTAAAGGCCAGAAATATTACCTGAAACAGGGAAGTACAGAGATCTTTTGCGATGGAAGTAAAGTGTGGAATTTTAATGGTGAAGATGAGGTAACTGTTGCAGATGTGGACAATGAAGACACCAAGATGCTTACGCCACAAAAATTACTTTCCAACTTTTACGACCAGGATTTCACGTATAAACTGGTTTCAAGCGAAGGATCTTCTCACCAGATTGTGATGTATCCTACTGATAAAAGAAAAAACTTTAAGCAGGTAACGGTGTATGTTGACAAAACTAAAAAAATGATCCTGAAAGCTACTGTCGTAGATAAAAGTGATAACATTATAGAATTTAGCCTCACCAATGTAAACACAGGTGCGGCTTTGCCAGATTCAAAATTTATGTTTGATTCGGCCAAACACCCGGGAGTTGAGGTGGTTAACCAATAAAAGGATTTTTATCTTTGCATAGCCCTGCATTAACTGCAGGGCTTTTTTTTGATGGCAAGTCTTTTTTTACCACTTTTACCACGCATGAAAAAGATTATTATCACGATAGACGGTTACTCATCATGTGGGAAAAGCACACTCGCAAAGCAGCTTGCAAAAGAATTGCAATATACCTTTATTGACAGTGGCGCTATGTACCGGGCGGTAACATTGTATTTTTTAAGAAACCACGTGAATTGGGAAAACCCCAAAGCAGTAAGCGAAGCGCTGAATAACATTAACCTGGAGTTCTTTTATAACGACGCATCACAAAAAAGCGACATGTATTTGAACGGTGAAAATGTGGAGGCGCTCATCCGTGATATGCTGGTTAGCGAAAACGTGAGCAATATTTCCGCCATTAAGGAGGTGCGGGCATTCGCCGTAGCCCAACAACGTAAAATGGGTGAGGAAAAAGGCATTGTGATGGATGGAAGGGATATAGGCACCACCGTTTTCCCGCAAGCGGAACTGAAAATTTTTATGACGGCAGACAATGTAATCAGGGTTGAGCGGCGATACAAAGAACTGTATGCTAAAAATCCAAACATCACCATTGAAGAAGTAAAAAACAATCTCGAAATGCGGGACTACATAGACACCAACCGGGAAGTAAGTCCGTTACGTAAAGCAAACGATGCTATTGTACTTGATAATTCTAATTTAACCATGCAGGAGCAACTGCAAATGGCACTGGCATGGGCCAGACAGCAAATCTCCAAAGCTTAACAAATACTCGTTTTGAGGAAAACGCTACACACAACACTATTACACATTAAGGAAATAAAAATCCGATCAGGCTGTAAGCTTTACATTTTTTAACAACCTATACCCCTACCTTTACCTGCTTCGGTTGCAGAATCAAAAGCATGAACAGCGCTTGTTTTAAGATGCGATAACTTAACATTTCAGGCATAGCTTTTGACCTATATTGCAACTGTTGATTTCGTTACCGCCCTGGAACTTAACACAATAGCTAACCTGGAAAAGAATGCCTATGCTGACAGTTATTATTCCTGCACTTAATGAATCCGGTACGATTGCAAATGTTGTGAACTTTTGCAGACGTAATGAATTGGTAAGTGAGGTAATAGTGATCGATGATAAGTCGGAAGATAATACAGTGGAGCTGGCGAAGGAAGCCGGAGCCCGGGTGATCATTAGTGCTGCAAGAGGAAAAGGTATTTCCATGAAAGAAGGCATTGACGCTGCAACCAACGATATTGTCGTTTTTCTGGACGCAGACATCGACCCTTATCCTGAAAA harbors:
- a CDS encoding outer membrane protein assembly factor BamD: MRFFLSVITALVLFTSCASKLGKVLKSKDNEYKLKMAEQYYVQKKYMNAQQVFEDVMPYFRGSDKYEDMFYKYTYCAYYQKDYMNAESLFKTYTENFPNSVRLEECEYMRCYCYYKQSPKVDLDQTATSKTISLMQAFINTHPQSERVKQANLIMDTCRAKLEMKEFKAAQLYYDMGGYNYRAAAIAFSTLMDDYPDSEKGDEYKLLTIKAYYKYAELSVVDKQQERFEKVISECNDFKERFAGSKLAPEAEAYKAMSEGKIKGLTKNTIK
- the cmk gene encoding (d)CMP kinase, translated to MKKIIITIDGYSSCGKSTLAKQLAKELQYTFIDSGAMYRAVTLYFLRNHVNWENPKAVSEALNNINLEFFYNDASQKSDMYLNGENVEALIRDMLVSENVSNISAIKEVRAFAVAQQRKMGEEKGIVMDGRDIGTTVFPQAELKIFMTADNVIRVERRYKELYAKNPNITIEEVKNNLEMRDYIDTNREVSPLRKANDAIVLDNSNLTMQEQLQMALAWARQQISKA
- a CDS encoding DUF4296 domain-containing protein, giving the protein MRKIFIVVAVIFAACSSPNEIPDDVLGINEMKPIMWDMLRAGSLAQNLSGIDTVKIRDISTNSYQQIFQLYGISKEQFYDSYQYYIEHPDKQKILLDSVVGYANRKRMELFQNMHAQ
- the coaBC gene encoding bifunctional phosphopantothenoylcysteine decarboxylase/phosphopantothenate--cysteine ligase CoaBC: MASSLASHSCTAGTLFNRKRQSCIMKGLYLARGVFPERCSRHNNGTLKRAWQQAMPTEPKMTNKILPNRNMLKGKKILLGITGSIAAYKAILLVRLLVKGGAEVKVVMTNAAKSFVSPLVLSTLSNNKVLVDLFDEDTWANHVMLGRWADVMVIAPASCNTLAKMASGQCDNLLLAVYLSATCPVVVSPAMDEDMWHHASTQRNINLLRSYGNSILNVEKGELASGLIGEGRMAEPETIVQYLTENFFREKTLAGKKVLVTAGPTYEAIDPVRFIGNHSSGKMGFALAEAFYLQGADVELVTGPTSQRTSYAGIAVTGVTSAQSMYEACTALFPGVDIAVMSAAVADYKPIEVAIEKIKKTNEDLTIQLSKTRDILKSLGEEKKPGQLLVGFALETNNERAYAQSKLQAKNADMIVLNSLRDKDAGFGHDTNKVTVFDRDGNEYNLSLASKQAIAADIVNIIIQKLHA
- a CDS encoding LolA family protein; the encoded protein is MKKIYLLLLMFTGLSVLANAQNDPNAKKVLDEVSAKIKTFKGITANFSYTTKDRNKTVKGSAKGVINIKGQKYYLKQGSTEIFCDGSKVWNFNGEDEVTVADVDNEDTKMLTPQKLLSNFYDQDFTYKLVSSEGSSHQIVMYPTDKRKNFKQVTVYVDKTKKMILKATVVDKSDNIIEFSLTNVNTGAALPDSKFMFDSAKHPGVEVVNQ
- a CDS encoding DNA-directed RNA polymerase subunit omega; this encodes MNKLRKHMSANTTNVVEAKNLLDIKAPTGNLYESISIIAKRANQINISLKEELHNKLEEFASHTDSLEEIHENKEQIEISRAYEKMPNPSILATQEFLENKVYYRKNDDDLFR
- a CDS encoding CoA transferase subunit A, encoding MNKVFANATEAVYDIQDGKTIMLGGFGLCGIPENAISALVAKGISGLTCISNNAGVDDFGLGLLLKTRQIRKMISSYVGENAEFERQLLSGELEVDLVPQGTLATRIQMAGMGIPAFFTPAGYGTEIAQGKETREFDGKMYLMEHALHADFALVKAWKGDTMGNLVFRKTTRNFSTSMAKAGNITIAEVEELVEPGMLEPDEIHVAGVYVHRIFRGSNYEKRIERKTTCIQ
- a CDS encoding DUF4835 family protein, producing MRKTLLIITLLVTATCTRAQEIQAKVTVLAQQLSTTTNKNIFRTLQTQLTNMINNRKWTKDVFQTQEKIQCNFLLNISSVQDDNVYKATLTVQAARPIYNASYQSPLVNFQDGDFTFKYVEYQPVEFNEARVGGNDPLAGNLTAVFAYYVYIILGLDYDSFEAKGGEQYFQKALNIVTNAPESRDISGWKAFDGNRNRYWLSNNLNTARYNQIHDILYAYFRSGLDMLYQDQAAARNSMLATLGSLADFIQQNPNTMIVQFFLQNRSDELIGIFKKADQLTKTKAAELLTKIDVANTTKYRNELK